The sequence ACATTCCCCCAAGGCCCACTAGGATTTCTGGGTGTAGCAGCCAACCCTCTGCCAGTGGTGTCAGGAACAATGTGGACAGTAAGTTACTTAATCATTGAGGGTAAAGAGTGTAATTGCGATTTCTTCAGGGACAAACACAGTTCTTCATAGAAGCTGTGGACAGTAGACTCCCGAACATAATAGACAGTCTATTGGTTAACCTGGACAACCTCCAACTTGGAGCAGACTTCACAAAGGAGATGACGTTCACTGGATACCACGACGtatctcacatgaccatgaGTTTCAGAGTCGAGTGCTCACCTGGTTTCTGTGGATCTAACTGTACCACAAATGATCCACAAATGGCAACATGTCAAACTGATGGCACTTTAACTTGCTATGACAACTTCGACCTTAATACAAGCTGTACTGAGTGTGTGGTTAACTACGATCTAACTACCAACTGCACGTCTTGTCTGTTTGGACGAAACATATCCACAAGATGTACCACCTGTCTGTTTGGATTCACTGGCAGTAACTGTGAACCTGGTGAGTGCTATACAATACTATAGTCTACACAGAGTGTACTTATTTCTACTACAGAATCTTCACTAAGTGTGGGAGTGGTGGGTGGTATCGCTggaggagtgggtggagttttGCTGCTcatcattctagtaatggCCGTGCTCCTACTTACAGTCCGTACCAGAAAGAATGGTAACCAAGACATCAGTACTGCCACTACTACAGGTAAAATACTAGACACACCTAGCTAAGCAAATGCTACTTATTATAGTGTCTTCAGAAAATGTCATTGTCCAAAATATAAAACATACAAGGTATTATACACTGACTATAGCACTGCTCAATTCAAGGTATGATCACATGCACTAGTCTGCTTTAACTCCATACAGATAAAGAAGTTACAGAAGTTATGGAAATGAATCAAAATCCCGTGTATAGTATGAGTACAACTAAAACACCAACTACGGACTATGAagctaaccacacccaccagtaCGAGACTGTGGACACACCCATTAAAATGAATCAGAACcctgtgtacagtgcaacCAATGCTACTAATATTGAAGCTGACTACTATGAGAACGATGGTCTAGGCCCAACAAGAAATGAGCAGCAACCGGAATACGATTATGTTCAAGTGTGAAACTATATCaaacttatacatgtagctattatgTGCACtactatgtacatacatgtattattaattACCATTGTGATTACTACTTTGACTATACTGGGGGTCTATATTAAAACAAGAGGCTCAttcaacacatgcatgggtatgctccagaggaggtatgacactTTTTTTAATTGAATTCCATTGTGATGACGTTTGCTTAGCTGGCAGTTACCGCGACCTTGCCACGACAAACTCTAGGCTTGTAGAAAGTATGTAACTGACTGTCTAACTAGCTCTATGTGTTtctcaaggtctctatggctagctatagtgtttctcCAGCAGAGGTCCTAGTTAGACTCGTCAAGATATTTATGAAGGGTGCAGTGGTCTCACCTCTTGTAGCAAGTATATCTCGTAACTGAATAGGGGTTCACTGGGGTTCAGCAACGGAAACAGTTTGATCTATAGGTCTAATCTATACTATACCCTTGATTGAAAAGCCTCAGTCACAAAATAATGAGAAACACACCACATTGAAAACCAATGTCAaaatgcaattaaaagagagatcacgAGATGTGTGTCGTACCGCCTCTGGGACATCAGAAAACTGCTAACGTACAATAGCTAGTTTAGTCCTCAATGCATAAACTTACACACATGATATTACAACAAAttcaaatacatgtactgaatatccacacccacacagaccCAGCGAACATTGAGGTGGTAGAGAATACAGGGTATGGAGTGGGCACTCCTGACACGAGACAGCGCACCACAACTGGTGGTATTGAGCTGAAGCCTAATCTAGTGTACAGTAACATAGCAGCAGACCATGGCAACCAAACTGAGAAAAATGGAGACCACTCTTATTActacactacatgtagctatacttGCGATGTGTACATCTACTGGCTCCAGAAATTGTTATTGAAAAGATCGAGTGCCAGAACAAAAACACACAACCATAAAAGAAGTATTATGCAATGCACTGCTCTATTTAACACTACGTCCCCTTCATTATGAAAGTGGTGGGCCTCAATTGTGATgggcttgtgtgtgtgtgcatgcgtgcgtgcAATAGAATTGGTTCTGTAAATATAGATTACTGGTGGCCAATTTTtagaaagcttagaaggagaccgttcagatggtatgcccAAATCCCACAAATTTGAAACTACATGTAAGCAGTTATGCTCATACATTAATGATATCAGTGTGTATAGCTGCACGCTCTGTATTCTATATGATCCACACAATTGCTCATATTATCATTACGCTGATTAGGAAAGACACACTAAAAGCACCTAATGGAATCACAACCACCTGTCTGTCAATACTGGTCGGTACTAAccacaacaaaataataacaCACCTCTTAGGTATATAGATTTTAGACTATCAAAGGAATTTTGTGAGTATTTTGTATGTTTTATGCAGGATTCATTTTCACTTGTGCAGTGAACTGTGTAATGGGGCAGACACCCTAATCCTAATACCATGATGTAAAGCACCTCTAGTACAAACATTCGTGGTTAATGGTGCGTCACGTGATTAGTGTATGGCTAACTGAAAGGTCAACCCATTCTACGACTCAGGCTAGGCTCAATATGAAGGCTAAGATTGTACTACTTTGGAGTTTgacagtctgtgtgtgtacaagtttCACATCAGTGAGTTATATACAAACGACATAGTAAATGCATTACTTATTTACGTACTGAACTAAAAGGCCCCTAGCTTTATACACCAACTATTATCACTACAGGTGGGAGGTGAGTTTATACTGACAGTCAACTTGGTCAACTACACCAACCCAACCGGACTGTGTGCTGAATGTCAGACTAGACTGATCAATATAACAAGTGCTGACCAGCTAGTACCAGTGTGCTGTGATGAGCTACCATTCATATCTGGCAACTGTGACAACACAGGAGAAGAGAGATGTGACACCAGGTTCCATTGGATCATCAGACCATTCGGTGCATCACTAGAGACAAGACCCAGCATGGGGTACTTATTCACAGACTGTACAAAGTCCCCCAGCACTTGCCCATTCAGTGAAATGAGCACAGCATTCGGTCTAGGTCCAACAGCACTACTGGGAGTAACATCCAATCCTCTACCTGTTTCAGGTTTTACTATGTGGACAGTAAGTTCATATTTATTCATATACAATTTGAGTTTTAACTCTTTATATAGGGTCGAACACAGTTCTTTATCGAAGCATTGGACAGCATGCTGACGAACGTAATAGACAGTCTGTTGATTGACCTGGACAACCTCCAACTTGGAGCAAACTTCACAGAGGAGATGACATTCACTGGACTCCACAACGtatctcacatgaccatgaGTTTCAGAGTCGAATGCTCTCCTGGTTTCTGTGGATCTGACTGTTTCACCACACCTCAGAACAATCCACGAGTGGCGACATGTCAAGCTGATGGCACTCTAACATGTACTGATAACCGATTAGACTCTTCACCTCTTGTAGCCTGCAACGACTGCCCCTACAACCTGGATATTACTACTGGCTGCTCCACTTGCGTACAGACCAACTATGACCCAACCACCAATTGCACGGCCTGTCTTCCTGGGTACGATATTGGTCAAAGCTGCTTAACATGTATCAATACAAACTTTGATCCTGATGCAAATTGCTCCACATGCATTATAGGCACCAACTGTGCATCATGTTTGGACACACATTTCAATGGCTGTACAACATGTTTATTGGAATTCTACGACCTACAGACaaactgcacccagtgcctacccaacagagatccctctaccaactgcacccagtgcctacccaacagagatccgtctaccaactgcacccagtgcctacccaacagagatccgtcttctaccaactgcacccagtgcctacccaacagagatccctctaccaactgcactcagtgcctacccaacagagatccctctaccaactgcacccagtgcctacccaacagagatccctctaccaactgcactcaGTGCCTACctaacagagatccctctaccaactgcacccagtgtctacccaacagagatccctctaccaactgcacccagtgtctacAACCAGACAGGTTCACTGATACagactgcagtgtgtgtactctacCAGGAGGGGACCCAGCAACACTCTGTCAAACATGTTTGGCCACTAACTTTGACCCTAACACAAATTGCTCTGAATGTGTAGGCAATTATGATCTCGGCTCCAGCTGCTCCACTTGTCTGCCTGGATATGATAGTAACCGtgactgtacagtgtgttTATCTGGACGAAACATATCCACAAGATGTACCACCTGTCTGTCTGGATTCACTGGCAGTAACTGTGAACCTGGTGAGTGCAATTATTTGTGAGACAGTGTAAAGAAACAAATGATCTCATGTTACTATAAGGGTGAAATGTCCAAGTGGTGCTTATAGAGCTATAATTCAGACATTCATGATAATACTACATTACTAGTACTAATTACAGACTCTTCACTAAGTGTGGGAGTGGTGGGTGGTATCGCTggaggagtgggtggagttttGCTGCTcatcattctagtaatggCCGTGCTCCTCATCCTACTTACAGTCCGTATCAGAAAGAGTGGTAACCAAGACATCAGTACTGCCACTACTAAAGGTGAAGCACTAGACACATGCACTTGCTACAATGGCTTCAGaaattgtcattgaaaaaGAGTGCCAGAATATAAAATACACACGGTTATAGTTATACTATGGTtctagggatttatggcagtaaacccaccaagcacgagggcgaggtgtggtttacgttgccataaatccctagcAACCATAGTATGAGTGTTATATATCCTATGTGAttggctagctataattgCGCATTTACTCCTCTACCATGGTAACTCACGTTTAAACATCAGAAAGTAAAAAGAAAGCATTGTGGAAAAGCTTGCTCTgtcaatagctagctagctacaggtaCTATTGCTTACCGTTCGACACCCCCACCCTGACTCCTCCTCCATGACTAAAGCCTCACAAACTGCTAAAGCCACCCATACCCACAGAGCTGGAGCCAGACAGTGCGCAGTGCAGTGCCAAGGCTCCCAGGCTTCCACTAGCACTAGTCGAGCGCCGCCGCCTTCCCTGAAGGACAccggtagagggcggcggcgcccgactacACTAGCACTTGGACTGCACTAGCTTTCTAGCTTGAGAATCTCTTATCAAGTGCCTCACTATCATCTCCTCACTATCTTTTACTTAAATCTAGCGCTACAGTAGTTTCTACTGCAGTAAAGCAACCAAACATATTTAATATGTGGCAACCTGCACAAATTAAAagtagacaataattattatctacatGATCTTGTAGCAAACATGTCTGGGGAAATATCAGAGGGAATTATCCCCTGGCCATatcctagcaactgcatgaaAACAGGATATATAAAGTGTTATTTCGTATAGCtagttattttcgaggcactacaTTTTCGCAGTTTTTGCGGATGGACCTGAACGTTGGAAAATTAGTGCTTCGAAAATTTGGAATCATTGCTTACTTCCGGTATTGAAATACCTCCCTTACTAtaagggtgtggtcatttgaatcTCATCTTCGAAAAAAAGTTTAGTTTGAGCAATctgcgaaaatttagtgccttgaAAATAACCTGCTGTACGTTATACCTTTATATCATGTTGTCTATAACGTGTAATAAAAGCCAGGttgcctcgaggcatgattTGAAAACACATAATTAGCATGAGAATCATCGTGTTTtatgcactataataatataggcaACTCAGTCTCATGCTATATCTATTACTTATATCCCTGCTCAAACTATGATCACATGTCTGACCCCCCTAATTCGCTTTAACTCCATACAGATAAAGTTACAGAAGTCATAGAAATGAATCAAAATCCCGTGTATAGTACGAGTACAACTGAAACACCAACTATGGACCATGAagctaaccacacccaccagtaCGAGACTGTGGATACACCCATTGAAATGAATCAGAACcctgtgtacagtgcaacCAATGCTACTAATATTGAAGCTGACTACTATGAGAACGATGGTCTGGGTCCAACAAGAAATGAGCAGCAACCGGAATACGATTATATTCAAGTGTGAAAACTGTACTACAACAAATAGATGAATAACACTTGACTATACCAAGTAGAACTCTAGCTCTTGCCTTTTCTAGTACTATACATACGTGTAACtctgcagtctcttcagaatcgtTGGTAGAATTGTTGATTTGTTTGCACAAAGTTTCGATTCAACTATGAGTAATACATTCTCGAGGCACTTTTCCatttcccatgtagatcttatcaactagtgtgtACATGCTTCAAGAGCTTACTTTacctacatgtgtacatacaatgtCAACATTCCCATCATCATTAATGTAAGGAATTCATTGATTTGTAACATACAGTCCAGCTAATTAGCTCTTCTATTAGAAACAAACTGTTTAAGCGAAGCAAAACATGCCTTGAGGCATTAAGCATTTATTGGCCATACCTAAATATATGctccttccccccccccccacacacacacacgcacacacgcccCCACTCACTGGAGTTAGTTGTTTTCTTCTCGTCCTCCGAGGGCAGTAAGTCCACCTGATGCCAGTACACCCAGTAGGCATCCCCTAGTCCCTCCCACGTGACCTGGGCAGAAGGTGTGCCGTCGTTGGTCTGTAGATATACCCCAAAGTCGCCCATGGAGACTGACTCGTAGGTCTCTCTGGCCCGAACCTTCATGCCGGGTTGCAGGACGGTCTTCACGTAACGACCGTACTCTCGATCAGAGAGGAAGTGGTCTTGTGATTTGTAAGGATTCTTCTTTTCTTTGGCAAGCTGTGtaatgttatacatgtacgtacgtgaaGTTATAGGGATGAGGTAAAGACAAAAAAAATTATCATAatatttactgcacaaaaagcTTGGAGTCTGTATAATGAGACAGCAGGTCAGTTAGATAGACACTTTCAAACACAGTTTTCTACCCATTTCTAAATTTATGCTGTTTTGAAGTACATAGAAACAACGTATATTGCCTGATACATCACAcaccacgcacgcacacacgcacacacatacacacacactgatggcctcactctctcCATGGAGAGCAGCTGTGGACAGCACGCACTCATCTCCTCCTCCCTCATCCACACCATATACTCCTGACAGAGTCCATCTCGAGATGTTTTGAGAGAATTGGCCGTGTTGGTGAGTCTTTTGTCCTCTGAGAGACCACTTGACGAGGTGCTCTGTGCTTCCCTTGAACACTCTCTGTGTAAACACCTCAACAGGTTTGTAGCTGGCGTTAGGGTCACGGTTCCATCGTCTTTTATAGCTAGAGGGCGTACAAACTTGCTACTTGCCAAGGCTCACTCTGCTAGTAGAAATAATTAAATTGTCATGAATAGCTTTGTGTGTGCTAAGCTTCTTTAACACAAGTAGACTACATGGCTTTTATGTGCTCCAGGAAACAGACTTTTTGATGATTTTCTTCCAACTGCACTAAAGTACAGACAGCTGTATTTTAGCCGAAAGGTCCCAAGGAGGATAGCTTAGTCTCAATCCCTCCTGGTAATGACCTCTGTGGCTTGCTAGAGAATAGAACTTAGCTACAAACTAATGTGTATTAGCCATTTCAAATCCGCATGGTTTTCAGTGAGCATCAACTAAGGTAGTTTTAGGGGCTCATCTGTCTCTCCCCCTTTATTATTTGCAACTCAGACTCAATACATAAGATAACAGGGAGCAGTGCACAATTGTGTAGTAAAAAAACAGGACAAAAAATATATCGCAGAAGgagcatttataattatttcaagtCATACCTaacgctatacagtacatactACTTGTGAACGTCACAGTacagaattataattatacataatgaaAAAACGTCTACCATTAGAACACTATGGGGCATGCGTCATTTGGAGGTGATCCTAGGTTTTATTAGAGGCTGCTTTGGTGGTGATGGGTCGACCCGAATTCAGGCCGCAATACTGATATTTGGCTTTCTTCTCAGAAGGCTTCAAAATCTGCAGAGAATAGAGAAAGAGATACCGAGTAATCTTGGTCTTAATCAAAACTTAAGTGCGGCATGTACTCTTTCCATAAAACAATAAAACACTTGAAAAAGGTGCACAAATTGCACAAACTACACGGCATGAAAAAGCATCACTGATTGGACCCTAAGCCACTCTAGGTGTAGTTTATTCttcattaacctggctgtattataaaAGATGACCTTCTTATAGGTATATAGGTCAAAGGATGATCGATGATTCGATGATAACCAAGCTACGTAGAATTGACTACAGTACATATTAACTGGAAAAAAGCTCAGAAAGATCAATTAAGCTCGTGCACTCACCTGGAATGAGCACATGAGGCTAGAGTCCACACTCATCATCCCACCCGCGTTGTCATAGTCACCACAGTAGTTGGGTGCTGAGAACAGAGTCACCAGCTGCCGTCGTGCGAAGAACTCGTAGCCATCCTCAACCACCTGAAATAGTGAGAGAATATCAAATGTTTAGAGGAGCAGGCCCCCTTTTATTTTGTTACGGTCATGTGATCTTTTAACCATCtttctcccacacacactgtacacattaCAGCCCATGACTACTGGCATGTCAAAGGCACAACTGTCACAGTTTATTATAAGTATGCAACAGACAGATGCTGTAGTGgggttctactgtatacagagtagaatgcacatgcagtgtatcCACACTGACCTGATGTGCTCGACATATCAAGTCTAAATCGTGACGATTGAGGAACTTTGTGACAATATCAGACCCAAAGGTGAAGGACACTCCTCTGTCGTTTTCCCCCCAGCCCTGAATGTCTTTGTCTGGGTCTGACCACAATAGGTCACACAGGAGGCCAGTGTCCGGGACGTCTGTGGGACGAGCTATCGACCGAATCTGGTCAAAATCGTGTAGATCTGGTGACAAACCTGTGGGGGCAATACAAGTAAACACACAACAAAGGAGGCAGCATATGACAGGCATAATAATAAGCTAAAGGATAgccaatattattatagtatccATGGGTGACGTTATATGCCCACTGCACAATTCACATATTCATGTAATTACTGTACTCAATTCTTAAAACAGTTCTCAGAACTTGTCAAACTTTCaagaatatacatgtaagtccTAGTTTAAAGGTACGAGGGTGAAACTTTATCCCCTCTGAATCACAAAACaaaacaccataattattacgtgaTATTGAGAAGTGACCTATAACTTACCACCATGGCAACAAAACACTTTGTCATCGACGAGTGCAGCCACTGGCAAACTGTTGAAACAGTCCGTGAAGGTCTTCCACAGCCTCACATTGTACCGTCTCTTGCCTGCAAAATAAATCCATGGTTACACTACTTGTACAACAGATACAGAAATGCACAAACAGAAAAGCATAAACTCAAAGTTACTCCCTTTGTGGAGTACAAACATGCAAGTCTACAGCCTCGTATTCTTCTAAACATTGATCCCAAACACACATATTTGATAAAAACATAACATGTTGATGCTCTCAAAGAGCAGAATACAAGTTTACTTTTGAAATTGAAAAAATCTAGACTCAAGTTACATGTATGGGCAATCAAGCGGCACCTAACAAAAGGTAATTATGTAATCGCATCATGCCGTCTCTTACACTCATCAAAGAACCCATAGATCCTATTGATGCTGGCACACTCATGGTTTCCTCTGAGGAGGAAGAAATTCTCCGGATACTTGATCTTATAGGCCAATAGCAGACAAATGGTTTCCATGCTCTGTTTGCCTCGGTCCACATAGTCGCCCAAGAAGAGGTAGTTGGAATCGGGAGGGAAGCAACCATACTCAAACAGTCGCAGCAGATCAGTGAACTGACCGTGAATGtctcctggggggggggggggagggggagggggaggtaAAGAGGAAGTTTTGATAACAACATTTTCGTTTCTTATTTAGagatacggtaaataatacaAAGGTCTATAGCAATGCATGTTATTCCATACAATGTTATTGTAATAACATAGGGATTATGTGTATATGAGACAATTGTACGGTACTAGTTACTAAgctaatcgcatgttgtcctattattcactgtgatgcgtacagtgattaatcgcgtacCAGTAATCGcacgtcgtcaaggcagtaattgcacgtcgtcattaacgacgtgcaattactgccttgacgacagCACGTttgaataacggccgcggctaattttttactgaaactgcagctaaaaatgtccttaaaactgcatcacaaacgatgtgtgtgtgtgtgtgtgtgtgtgtgtgtgtgtgtgtgtgtgtgactataGCTACACGTACCATACGTACACAACATCAGATTATGTAGCAGATaagatacaataattatgctgtacaagtacaagtacatgtacacaagtatCCCCACACAAAGACACATCCAGGCGCAAGCATACACAATGAAGATGAACACTGCCTGCCCGCTCCTCACCACATATCTTGAGGGGTGCCTCGAGTTCCAGCAGGATCGGTTGACTCAGAAATATCTCACTGGACTTAAGACAAAGATTACGTACCTCATTCTCTGTCAGCTGCACTGTCTTAATGGTTTTTGAGCCACGAACTAAAAGGTGTGTGCGGTAGTGATGTATTAAGAGTGTTGCTGGGGTAAACACGTTTTGATAACTTTGACAGTATTCTCAAGCAAAACAGAAAACAAAACAGCACAACAGTACGTGAACTTGTTATTTTTGAAACGAATACGTTGCATTACATCAAATGGACCTCTACCATTTAAATTTCTCCAACGTGTGTACCTTATTACCTTcctagggggtggggcattcATCACAGGGGGTCTTAATCAGATGAGTACTATATTAGCAGCGGTGTATTAGATATTTGGTCAGACGATAACAAGTACGAGTGTGGCTTGATATAGTAAAAGTCACTTACAAAGGACACCTCCCAGGCACAGTGAGCCAGGTGCACTAGCTCTTGCTGTGTACCCTTTGAGTATTTATACACTAGCACTATGTCTTTTGAAATGTCAAATACATACTTTATAATCCTATGAGCTGACCTTCTAACAGCCTTTCAATGATACTGTCCAGATCCAGTTCTAATTCATCAGCCATCTCTCACTAATTAGCAAATTGAGGGGTGGAAATGTTTGTCAAACAGTTTATGATATTCAAAGCTTCTTGCCGACTTCTCAGAGTGCTCTCCGTCCCATAGAGTGTCCACTCTTCTTTAGTAAGGTATGTGATGGTATCACAGTCGCTCAAAACTCACTACAACACACTTTACAGTGGCAGATCACAACGTCCAGAAGCAGTAGGTTAAAAAAACAACATCAATCACATCCGTTAACGACCACACCCTCTTTCATTAATTATGGGCGGAGCTCATCACAACCTCAACCGGCCACGTGAGTTGCATCATGGTAATCTGAAAACAGTGGCTCTAGGTTAGCTAGCCTGTAGAGTTAAAGATGTCTAAATGCTTGCAGCAAGCGTGGAGGGTACTCCACCAACCCAGAGTCTATTTCACAGTGGAGCCAGTCCTTCTAGTCTTCATGTTTGCTCAGTTCCTCTCGTACTCAGCCCTGCAAGTGTTTCTCCACACTAGGATTTGTGATGGCAATGCCAATTGTACAATAAGGCACACAAACAGCA is a genomic window of Halichondria panicea chromosome 15, odHalPani1.1, whole genome shotgun sequence containing:
- the LOC135348800 gene encoding uncharacterized protein LOC135348800 isoform X2; this encodes MKAKIVLLWSLTVCVCTSFTSVGGEFILTVNLVNYTNPTGLCAECQTRLINITSADQLVPVCCDELPFISGNCDNTGEERCDTRFHWIIRPFGASLETRPSMGYLFTDCTKSPSTCPFSEMSTAFGLGPTALLGVTSNPLPVSGFTMWTGRTQFFIEALDSMLTNVIDSLLIDLDNLQLGANFTEEMTFTGLHNVSHMTMSFRVECSPGFCGSDCFTTPQNNPRVATCQADGTLTCTDNRLDSSPLVACNDCPYNLDITTGCSTCVQTNYDPTTNCTACLPGYDIGQSCLTCINTNFDPDANCSTCIIGTNCASCLDTHFNGCTTCLLEFYDLQTNCTQCLPNRDPSTNCTQCLPNRDPSTNCTQCLPNRDPSSTNCTQCLPNRDPSTNCTQCLPNRDPSTNCTQCLPNRDPSTNCTQCLPNRDPSTNCTQCLPNRDPSTNCTQCLQPDRFTDTDCSVCTLPGGDPATLCQTCLATNFDPNTNCSECVGNYDLGSSCSTCLPGYDSNRDCTVCLSGRNISTRCTTCLSGFTGSNCEPDSSLSVGVVGGIAGGVGGVLLLIILVMAVLLILLTVRIRKSGNQDISTATTKDKVTEVIEMNQNPVYSTSTTETPTMDHEANHTHQYETVDTPIEMNQNPVYSATNATNIEADYYENDGLGPTRNEQQPEYDYIQV
- the LOC135348800 gene encoding delta-like protein A isoform X1 is translated as MKAKIVLLWSLTVCVCTSFTSVGGEFILTVNLVNYTNPTGLCAECQTRLINITSADQLVPVCCDELPFISGNCDNTGEERCDTRFHWIIRPFGASLETRPSMGYLFTDCTKSPSTCPFSEMSTAFGLGPTALLGVTSNPLPVSGFTMWTGRTQFFIEALDSMLTNVIDSLLIDLDNLQLGANFTEEMTFTGLHNVSHMTMSFRVECSPGFCGSDCFTTPQNNPRVATCQADGTLTCTDNRLDSSPLVACNDCPYNLDITTGCSTCVQTNYDPTTNCTACLPGYDIGQSCLTCINTNFDPDANCSTCIIGTNCASCLDTHFNGCTTCLLEFYDLQTNCTQCLPNRDPSTNCTQCLPNRDPSTNCTQCLPNRDPSSTNCTQCLPNRDPSTNCTQCLPNRDPSTNCTQCLPNRDPSTNCTQCLPNRDPSTNCTQCLPNRDPSTNCTQCLQPDRFTDTDCSVCTLPGGDPATLCQTCLATNFDPNTNCSECVGNYDLGSSCSTCLPGYDSNRDCTVCLSGRNISTRCTTCLSGFTGSNCEPVLITDSSLSVGVVGGIAGGVGGVLLLIILVMAVLLILLTVRIRKSGNQDISTATTKDKVTEVIEMNQNPVYSTSTTETPTMDHEANHTHQYETVDTPIEMNQNPVYSATNATNIEADYYENDGLGPTRNEQQPEYDYIQV
- the LOC135348866 gene encoding uncharacterized protein LOC135348866 isoform X1, with amino-acid sequence MGHCTEHVARNNMKIKFALFWSVAVSVCASFTTVRADFVLTVNFINYTNPTGLCAECSVSLSNVASADQLVPVCCDDLPLRNTNCDNTGEESCDTRFHWTIRPFAASLETRPPNVPLPGNPPNYFFTDCSTSPNSVCPFPQVSTTFPQGPLGFLGVAANPLPVVSGTMWTGQTQFFIEAVDSRLPNIIDSLLVNLDNLQLGADFTKEMTFTGYHDVSHMTMSFRVECSPGFCGSNCTTNDPQMATCQTDGTLTCYDNFDLNTSCTECVVNYDLTTNCTSCLFGRNISTRCTTCLFGFTGSNCEPESSLSVGVVGGIAGGVGGVLLLIILVMAVLLLTVRTRKNGNQDISTATTTDKEVTEVMEMNQNPVYSMSTTKTPTTDYEANHTHQYETVDTPIKMNQNPVYSATNATNIEADYYENDGLGPTRNEQQPEYDYVQV
- the LOC135348950 gene encoding cullin-7-like, whose translation is MVWMREEEMSACCPQLLSMERLAKEKKNPYKSQDHFLSDREYGRYVKTVLQPGMKVRARETYESVSMGDFGVYLQTNDGTPSAQVTWEGLGDAYWVYWHQVDLLPSEDEKKTTNSSG
- the LOC135348903 gene encoding serine/threonine-protein phosphatase PP1-beta catalytic subunit, whose amino-acid sequence is MADELELDLDSIIERLLEVRGSKTIKTVQLTENEVRNLCLKSSEIFLSQPILLELEAPLKICGDIHGQFTDLLRLFEYGCFPPDSNYLFLGDYVDRGKQSMETICLLLAYKIKYPENFFLLRGNHECASINRIYGFFDECKRRYNVRLWKTFTDCFNSLPVAALVDDKVFCCHGGLSPDLHDFDQIRSIARPTDVPDTGLLCDLLWSDPDKDIQGWGENDRGVSFTFGSDIVTKFLNRHDLDLICRAHQVVEDGYEFFARRQLVTLFSAPNYCGDYDNAGGMMSVDSSLMCSFQILKPSEKKAKYQYCGLNSGRPITTKAASNKT
- the LOC135348866 gene encoding uncharacterized protein LOC135348866 isoform X2 codes for the protein MGHCTEHVARNNMKIKFALFWSVAVSVCVRADFVLTVNFINYTNPTGLCAECSVSLSNVASADQLVPVCCDDLPLRNTNCDNTGEESCDTRFHWTIRPFAASLETRPPNVPLPGNPPNYFFTDCSTSPNSVCPFPQVSTTFPQGPLGFLGVAANPLPVVSGTMWTGQTQFFIEAVDSRLPNIIDSLLVNLDNLQLGADFTKEMTFTGYHDVSHMTMSFRVECSPGFCGSNCTTNDPQMATCQTDGTLTCYDNFDLNTSCTECVVNYDLTTNCTSCLFGRNISTRCTTCLFGFTGSNCEPESSLSVGVVGGIAGGVGGVLLLIILVMAVLLLTVRTRKNGNQDISTATTTDKEVTEVMEMNQNPVYSMSTTKTPTTDYEANHTHQYETVDTPIKMNQNPVYSATNATNIEADYYENDGLGPTRNEQQPEYDYVQV